Proteins co-encoded in one Cupriavidus nantongensis genomic window:
- a CDS encoding phosphatase PAP2/dual specificity phosphatase family protein has protein sequence MSTVPTQAGAGLQPRRPWGLACLLLALAGAFFFSSYGFANWLASQRADVPSFYYEWERGIPFLPWTIVPYWSIDLLYGISFFLWRSRAALLTHVKRLVLAQLVSVACFIAFPLRFSFARPAADGLPGQLFTLLGGFDLPFNQAPSLHISLLVILWVAFAAHLRGGWRWLLHGWFALIGVSVLTTWQHHLIDVPTGALVGWLCVYLLPMQLPTAAAGAPDARTRQLSRRYGLGALVALLCAVLAVGASVTLAFLLLWAALALACVARIYALAAPAWFQKDGDGTMAPAARWVLAPYLLGAFINSRWWTRRAPQASPIAPGVWVGRFPTTSELRALGADAVLDLSAELPRAATAPGLAYRCVPVLDLTVPTPQQLAQAVAQLDAWERQGQRVLVSCALGYSRSALVAAAWLAGRQGLRDAGAALAALRRHRPAVVLGPEHAEALQRWLDHAAIQEPGDGR, from the coding sequence ATGAGCACGGTGCCGACGCAGGCGGGCGCCGGGCTGCAGCCGCGGCGGCCGTGGGGCCTGGCGTGCCTGCTGCTGGCGCTGGCCGGCGCGTTCTTCTTCTCCAGCTATGGCTTCGCCAACTGGCTGGCGAGCCAGCGCGCCGACGTGCCCTCGTTCTACTACGAATGGGAGCGGGGCATTCCGTTCCTGCCCTGGACCATCGTGCCGTACTGGTCGATCGACCTGCTGTATGGCATCTCGTTCTTCCTGTGGCGCAGCCGCGCGGCGCTGCTGACGCACGTGAAGCGGCTGGTGCTGGCGCAGCTGGTGTCGGTGGCGTGCTTTATCGCCTTCCCGTTGCGCTTCAGCTTTGCGCGGCCCGCTGCGGACGGGCTGCCGGGCCAGTTGTTCACGCTGCTGGGCGGCTTCGACCTGCCGTTCAACCAGGCGCCGTCGCTGCATATCAGCCTGCTGGTGATCCTGTGGGTCGCCTTCGCGGCGCACCTGCGCGGCGGCTGGCGCTGGCTGCTGCACGGCTGGTTTGCGCTGATCGGGGTGTCGGTGCTGACCACCTGGCAGCATCACCTGATCGACGTGCCCACCGGCGCGCTGGTGGGCTGGCTGTGCGTCTACCTGTTGCCGATGCAGCTGCCCACGGCCGCCGCCGGCGCGCCCGATGCGCGCACGCGGCAGCTGTCGCGCCGCTACGGCCTGGGCGCGCTGGTGGCGCTGCTGTGCGCGGTGCTGGCGGTGGGCGCATCGGTGACGCTGGCGTTCCTGCTGCTGTGGGCCGCGCTGGCGCTGGCCTGCGTGGCACGCATCTACGCACTGGCGGCGCCGGCGTGGTTCCAGAAGGATGGCGATGGCACCATGGCCCCGGCCGCGCGCTGGGTGCTGGCGCCTTACCTGCTGGGCGCGTTCATCAATTCACGTTGGTGGACGCGGCGCGCGCCGCAGGCCAGCCCGATTGCGCCGGGTGTCTGGGTGGGCCGCTTCCCGACAACGTCCGAGCTGCGCGCGCTTGGCGCTGATGCCGTGCTTGACCTCAGCGCCGAGCTGCCGCGCGCAGCCACGGCGCCAGGTCTCGCCTATCGCTGCGTGCCCGTGCTGGACCTGACCGTGCCGACGCCGCAGCAGCTCGCGCAGGCGGTGGCGCAGCTCGACGCCTGGGAACGGCAGGGACAGCGCGTGCTGGTCAGTTGCGCGCTGGGCTATTCGCGCAGCGCGCTGGTCGCGGCGGCGTGGCTGGCGGGACGGCAGGGGCTGCGCGACGCCGGCGCGGCGCTGGCGGCGCTGCGCCGGCATCGGCCGGCGGTGGTGCTCGGGCCCGAACATGCCGAAGCGTTGCAGCGTTGGCTGGATCATGCCGCTATCCAGGAGCCTGGCGATGGCCGCTGA
- a CDS encoding bifunctional alpha/beta hydrolase/class I SAM-dependent methyltransferase, translating to MDRPSSRQPLQRQFETHDGQAIFYRHWPALEGPARGAVLLFHRGHEHSGRVAHLADELNLPGHDIFAWDARGHGNSPGERGYSPSLADSVRDIQTFTAHIAEVHGIPLERTAVVAQSVGAVLAATWVHDYAPPIRALVLASPAFKVKLYVPFARPGLKLMQRLRGKFFVNSYVKAKFLTHDPERIASYDSDPLITRPIAVNILLDLYQTAERIVADAAAITVPTQLLISGADWVVHRGPQDRFYERLGSRTKERIVLDGFYHDTLGERHRKPAVDAARRFILREFDTPSAPRSLLDADHIGPFREEADRLASAPGALAAWYWRAARANLKLGGMLSDGVRLGHQTGFDSGSTLDYVYRNTPSGRGAPGRLADRQYLDAIGWRGIRQRKTHAEALIADAVRRLRAAGMPVRMVDIAAGHGRYVLEALGALEGGAGAVESILLRDYSALNVEQGRALIAAKGLQGVARFEQGDAFDGDSLAALAPAPTLAVVSGLYELFPDNAMVRRSLDGLARAVPPGGYLVYTGQPWHPQLEFIARALTSHRAGAAWVMRRRSQAEMDELVRAAGFDKVTQRIDPWGIFTVSLARRRGA from the coding sequence ATGGACCGACCGTCTTCCCGCCAGCCGCTGCAGCGGCAATTCGAGACCCACGACGGCCAGGCGATTTTCTATCGCCACTGGCCCGCGCTAGAGGGGCCGGCGCGCGGCGCCGTGCTGCTGTTCCACCGCGGCCACGAGCACTCCGGCCGGGTTGCGCATCTTGCCGACGAGCTCAACCTGCCCGGCCACGACATCTTTGCCTGGGACGCGCGCGGCCATGGCAATTCGCCCGGCGAGCGCGGCTACAGCCCCAGCCTGGCCGATTCGGTGCGCGACATCCAGACCTTTACCGCGCATATCGCCGAAGTGCATGGCATCCCGCTGGAGCGCACCGCGGTGGTTGCGCAGAGCGTGGGCGCGGTGCTGGCCGCGACCTGGGTGCACGACTACGCGCCGCCGATCCGCGCGCTGGTGCTGGCGTCGCCGGCGTTCAAGGTCAAGCTGTACGTGCCGTTCGCGCGGCCGGGGCTGAAGCTGATGCAGCGCCTGCGCGGCAAGTTCTTCGTCAACAGCTACGTCAAGGCAAAATTCCTGACCCACGATCCCGAGCGCATCGCCAGCTATGACAGCGATCCGCTGATCACGCGCCCGATCGCGGTCAATATCCTGCTCGACCTGTACCAGACCGCCGAGCGCATCGTCGCCGATGCGGCCGCGATCACGGTGCCGACGCAGTTGCTGATCTCCGGCGCCGACTGGGTGGTGCACCGCGGGCCGCAGGACCGCTTCTACGAGCGCCTGGGCTCGCGTACCAAGGAGCGCATCGTGCTGGACGGCTTCTACCACGACACCCTCGGCGAACGGCACCGCAAGCCGGCGGTCGATGCCGCGCGCCGCTTTATCCTGCGCGAATTCGACACGCCGTCGGCGCCGCGCTCGCTGCTCGATGCCGACCACATCGGCCCGTTCCGCGAGGAGGCGGACCGGCTGGCGTCTGCGCCTGGCGCGCTGGCCGCCTGGTACTGGCGCGCGGCGCGGGCCAACCTGAAGCTGGGCGGGATGCTGTCGGACGGGGTGCGGCTGGGCCATCAGACCGGCTTCGACTCGGGCTCGACGCTTGACTACGTTTACCGCAACACGCCGTCCGGCCGCGGCGCGCCGGGCCGGCTGGCCGACCGGCAATACCTGGACGCGATCGGCTGGCGCGGCATCCGCCAGCGCAAGACACACGCCGAGGCGCTGATCGCCGACGCGGTGCGGCGCTTGCGCGCGGCCGGCATGCCGGTGCGCATGGTCGATATCGCCGCAGGCCATGGGCGCTACGTGCTGGAAGCGCTGGGTGCGCTGGAGGGCGGCGCGGGCGCGGTCGAGTCGATCCTGCTGCGCGACTACAGCGCGCTGAACGTGGAGCAGGGCCGCGCGCTGATTGCCGCCAAGGGCCTGCAGGGCGTGGCCCGCTTCGAGCAGGGCGATGCCTTCGACGGCGACAGCCTGGCCGCGCTGGCGCCCGCGCCGACGCTGGCAGTGGTGTCCGGCCTGTACGAACTGTTCCCCGACAACGCCATGGTGCGGCGCTCGCTCGACGGGCTGGCGCGCGCGGTGCCGCCGGGCGGCTACCTGGTCTATACCGGCCAGCCCTGGCATCCGCAGCTGGAATTCATCGCGCGCGCGCTGACCAGCCATCGCGCCGGCGCCGCCTGGGTGATGCGGCGCCGCTCGCAGGCCGAGATGGACGAACTGGTGCGGGCCGCCGGCTTCGACAAGGTCACGCAGCGCATCGACCCGTGGGGCATCTTCACCGTCAGCCTGGCGCGCAGGCGCGGCGCATGA
- a CDS encoding CDP-alcohol phosphatidyltransferase family protein, with protein MTLYELKPRFQAWLRPMVQDLAQRGVTANQVTLAAAAGSLAVGVLATLGMQVAETPALFLLFPLWLFGRMALNAIDGMLAREHGQQSVLGAYLNELGDMVSDLALILPLAALPGFSLGQVGTFALLALLVEAAGLIGPLAGASRRYDGPLGKSDRAFAIGAIALWAGLGLGFGAAASWLWLLLSLLSLLTMANRVRRGIAEAHSRLAE; from the coding sequence ATGACGCTCTATGAACTGAAACCCAGGTTCCAGGCCTGGCTGCGCCCCATGGTGCAAGACCTGGCGCAGCGCGGCGTGACCGCCAACCAGGTCACGCTGGCCGCGGCCGCCGGCTCGCTCGCGGTCGGCGTGCTGGCCACGCTGGGCATGCAGGTGGCCGAGACCCCGGCGCTGTTCCTGCTGTTTCCGCTGTGGTTGTTCGGGCGCATGGCGCTCAATGCCATCGACGGCATGCTGGCGCGCGAGCATGGCCAGCAGAGCGTGCTGGGCGCCTACCTGAACGAGCTGGGCGACATGGTCTCGGACCTGGCGCTGATCCTGCCGCTGGCCGCGCTGCCCGGTTTCAGCCTGGGGCAGGTCGGTACCTTCGCGCTGCTGGCGCTGCTGGTCGAGGCCGCCGGGCTGATCGGGCCGCTGGCCGGCGCCAGCCGGCGCTACGACGGCCCGCTCGGCAAGAGCGACCGGGCCTTCGCAATCGGCGCGATCGCGCTGTGGGCCGGCCTGGGGCTGGGCTTCGGCGCGGCCGCCAGCTGGCTGTGGCTGCTGCTGTCGCTGTTGTCGCTGTTGACGATGGCCAACCGGGTGCGCCGCGGCATTGCCGAGGCCCACTCGCGCCTTGCGGAGTAG
- a CDS encoding M14 family metallopeptidase, whose product MSHFSRSYAEARQAFLDAARAAGAALAQFPHPTKRGSAGEDLAIDVALAGAPEARRCIMVTSGTHGAEGFAGSGAQTALLHDAALLADCAAADACLLLVHAVNPYGFSHLRRVNEDNVDLNRNFMDFSQPLPHNAAYAEIAPLLLPAQWPPSEADQARLMKAVAERGMAWYQAAVSSGQYQDPDGMFYGGDKATWSNYTLCRILARFGAGRAALRWIDIHTGLGPWGYGEPIHMGPDTTESITRTRAIWGERVTSIYDGSSTSANLTGLAWHAVPQTLPAVDYAGIALEFGTLPVGEVLDALRGDHWLHRHPEADENQRALVRQAMWRAFYGDADDWRDGVVAQVADAVRSTIASA is encoded by the coding sequence ATGAGCCATTTTTCTCGCAGCTACGCCGAAGCGCGCCAGGCCTTCCTGGACGCCGCCCGCGCCGCGGGCGCCGCGTTGGCGCAATTTCCGCATCCCACCAAGCGCGGCAGCGCCGGCGAAGACCTGGCGATCGACGTGGCGCTGGCCGGCGCGCCTGAGGCCCGGCGCTGCATCATGGTGACCTCCGGCACGCACGGTGCCGAGGGCTTTGCCGGCTCCGGCGCGCAAACGGCGCTGCTGCATGACGCCGCGCTGCTTGCCGATTGCGCCGCCGCCGATGCCTGCCTGCTGCTGGTGCACGCGGTCAATCCCTATGGCTTCTCGCACCTGCGCCGGGTCAACGAGGACAACGTCGACCTGAACCGCAACTTCATGGATTTCTCGCAGCCGCTGCCGCACAACGCCGCCTATGCGGAAATCGCGCCGCTGCTGCTGCCGGCGCAATGGCCGCCGTCGGAGGCCGACCAGGCGCGGCTGATGAAGGCGGTGGCCGAGCGCGGCATGGCGTGGTACCAGGCCGCGGTCAGCAGCGGCCAGTACCAGGATCCGGACGGCATGTTCTACGGCGGCGACAAGGCTACCTGGAGCAACTACACGCTGTGCCGCATCCTGGCGCGCTTCGGCGCCGGCCGCGCGGCGCTGCGCTGGATCGATATCCATACCGGCCTGGGCCCGTGGGGCTACGGCGAACCGATCCACATGGGCCCGGATACGACCGAGTCGATCACGCGCACGCGCGCGATCTGGGGCGAGCGCGTGACCTCGATCTACGATGGCTCGTCGACCTCGGCCAACCTGACCGGGCTGGCCTGGCACGCGGTGCCGCAGACCCTGCCGGCGGTGGACTACGCCGGCATCGCGCTCGAGTTCGGCACGCTGCCGGTGGGCGAGGTGCTCGACGCGCTGCGCGGCGACCACTGGCTGCACCGGCATCCCGAGGCCGACGAAAACCAGCGCGCGCTGGTGCGCCAGGCGATGTGGCGCGCCTTCTACGGCGATGCCGACGACTGGCGCGACGGCGTGGTCGCGCAGGTGGCCGACGCCGTGCGCAGCACCATCGCATCCGCCTAG
- a CDS encoding M55 family metallopeptidase, which translates to MKILVSTDIEGVAGVFHAEQTRAGNGEYERARAWMTGEANAAIEGAFAGGAAEVLVNDSHGGFRNLLPDQLDPRARVVLGKPRYLGMIAGVEAGVDGVLMIGYHGRAQSRGVLAHTINSGAFARVWLNGKELGEAGLYAALAGEFGAPVLMASGDDVFVQETHALMPWVRYVETKTAGGFGSGASLSPAAARAAIAAAAAAAVRERAQAQCLRIAAPVACTLQTQTPAHADLFCQWPTLERRDGVTLSFQADSVQAAVRMLNCLSAMSFMLK; encoded by the coding sequence ATGAAGATCCTAGTTTCCACCGATATCGAAGGCGTGGCCGGCGTGTTCCACGCCGAGCAGACCCGTGCCGGCAACGGCGAATACGAGCGCGCTCGCGCCTGGATGACGGGCGAGGCCAACGCGGCCATCGAAGGCGCCTTTGCCGGCGGCGCGGCCGAAGTGCTGGTCAACGATTCGCACGGCGGCTTCCGCAACCTGTTGCCGGACCAGCTCGATCCACGCGCGCGGGTGGTGCTGGGCAAGCCGCGCTACCTGGGCATGATTGCGGGGGTCGAGGCCGGCGTCGACGGCGTGCTGATGATCGGCTACCACGGCCGCGCGCAGAGCCGCGGCGTGCTCGCGCACACCATCAACAGCGGCGCCTTCGCGCGGGTCTGGCTCAACGGCAAGGAGCTTGGCGAGGCCGGGCTGTACGCCGCGCTCGCCGGCGAATTCGGCGCGCCGGTGCTGATGGCCAGCGGCGACGATGTGTTCGTGCAGGAAACCCACGCGCTGATGCCGTGGGTGCGCTATGTCGAAACCAAGACCGCGGGCGGCTTCGGCAGTGGCGCGTCGCTGTCGCCAGCGGCCGCGCGCGCGGCCATTGCCGCGGCGGCAGCGGCCGCGGTGCGCGAGCGCGCGCAGGCGCAATGCCTGCGCATCGCCGCGCCGGTGGCGTGTACCCTGCAGACGCAGACCCCGGCGCATGCCGACCTGTTCTGCCAGTGGCCCACGCTCGAGCGCCGCGACGGCGTGACGCTGTCGTTCCAGGCCGATTCGGTGCAGGCCGCGGTGCGCATGCTGAACTGCCTGTCGGCGATGTCCTTCATGCTGAAGTAG
- a CDS encoding P1 family peptidase produces the protein MNASTPGAPRVGSLPAGPLDSIADVAGVTVGHCTLADDGVQTGVTVIRPHGGDPYRDKVPAAATVLNGFGKSVGLVQVDELGVLETPVALTNTFAVGAVAQAQIRAAVAANPEIGRALPTVNPLVFECNDGFLNDIQRMAIAGSHYDAALAGAAAGFAQGAVGAGRGMSAFGVKGGIGSASRVAGGHRVGALVLANFGTPESLIVAGRLVGPELARRLALPGGTPEPEKGSIIMIVATDAPLDARQLRRLSLRAGAGLARTGSVFGHGSGDIALAFSTAYTVPDDAARPMPTVALLHETLLDPLFRAAADSVEQAILHALWHAVPVQGRDGHGRAALLDLMPELRQSC, from the coding sequence ATGAATGCTTCCACCCCAGGCGCGCCGCGCGTCGGCAGCCTTCCCGCGGGGCCGCTGGACAGCATTGCCGACGTCGCCGGCGTTACCGTCGGCCACTGCACGCTGGCCGACGACGGCGTGCAGACCGGCGTGACCGTGATCCGCCCGCATGGCGGCGATCCGTACCGCGACAAGGTGCCCGCCGCGGCCACCGTGCTCAATGGCTTCGGCAAGAGCGTCGGGCTGGTGCAGGTGGACGAGCTGGGCGTGCTGGAAACCCCGGTGGCGCTGACCAATACCTTTGCGGTCGGTGCCGTGGCGCAGGCGCAGATCCGCGCGGCGGTGGCGGCCAATCCGGAAATCGGCCGCGCGCTGCCGACGGTCAATCCGCTGGTGTTCGAATGCAATGACGGCTTCCTGAACGATATCCAGCGCATGGCGATCGCCGGCTCGCACTACGATGCGGCGCTGGCCGGCGCGGCAGCCGGCTTCGCGCAGGGTGCGGTGGGGGCCGGCCGCGGCATGTCGGCGTTCGGCGTCAAGGGCGGCATCGGCTCGGCGTCGCGCGTCGCGGGCGGCCATCGCGTCGGTGCGCTGGTGCTGGCCAATTTCGGCACGCCCGAATCGCTGATCGTGGCCGGCCGGCTGGTCGGCCCGGAGCTGGCGCGGCGGCTGGCGCTGCCCGGTGGCACGCCGGAACCGGAGAAGGGCTCGATCATCATGATCGTGGCCACCGATGCGCCGCTGGACGCGCGCCAGCTGCGCCGGCTGTCGCTGCGCGCCGGCGCCGGGCTGGCGCGCACCGGTTCGGTGTTCGGGCATGGCTCGGGCGATATCGCGCTGGCGTTCTCGACGGCGTACACCGTGCCCGACGACGCGGCGCGGCCGATGCCTACAGTTGCGCTGCTGCATGAAACCCTGCTCGACCCGCTGTTCCGCGCCGCGGCCGACAGCGTCGAGCAAGCCATCCTGCATGCGCTGTGGCATGCCGTGCCGGTGCAGGGCCGCGACGGCCACGGCCGCGCCGCGCTGCTCGACCTGATGCCTGAACTGCGCCAGAGCTGCTGA
- the gsiD gene encoding glutathione ABC transporter permease GsiD — MTELSTPAAAQAASASAATPQAVRTPWTEFWRKFRKQHLALGAGAFVLLLVLVAILAPHLVPYDPENYFDYDALNAGPSAAHWMGVDSLGRDIFSRILAGTRISLAAGFLSVIIGAVIGTVLGLLAGYYEGWWDRIVMRISDVLFAFPGILLAIGIVAILGNGMTNVIFAVAIFSIPAFARLVRGNTLMLKRLTYVEAARSIGASDWTILVRHILPGTVSSIVVYFSMRIGTSIITAASLSFLGLGAQPPTPEWGAMLNEARADMVTAPHVAIFPSLAIFLTVLAFNLLGDGLRDALDPKIDRR; from the coding sequence ATGACTGAGCTTTCCACGCCCGCCGCAGCGCAAGCGGCATCCGCCAGCGCGGCCACACCCCAGGCCGTGCGCACGCCCTGGACCGAGTTCTGGCGCAAATTCCGCAAGCAGCACCTGGCGCTCGGCGCCGGCGCGTTCGTGCTGCTGCTGGTGCTGGTCGCGATCCTGGCGCCGCATCTCGTGCCGTACGACCCCGAGAACTATTTCGACTACGACGCGCTCAACGCCGGCCCGTCGGCCGCGCACTGGATGGGCGTCGATTCGCTCGGGCGCGATATCTTCAGCCGCATCCTGGCCGGCACGCGCATCTCGCTGGCGGCGGGCTTCCTGTCGGTGATCATCGGCGCGGTGATCGGTACCGTGCTGGGCCTGCTGGCCGGCTACTACGAAGGCTGGTGGGACCGCATCGTGATGCGCATCTCCGACGTGCTCTTTGCCTTCCCAGGCATCCTGCTGGCGATCGGCATCGTCGCCATTCTCGGCAATGGCATGACCAACGTGATCTTCGCCGTCGCCATCTTCAGCATCCCGGCGTTCGCGCGGCTGGTGCGCGGCAATACGCTGATGCTGAAGCGGCTGACTTATGTCGAGGCTGCGCGCAGCATCGGCGCGTCGGACTGGACCATCCTGGTGCGCCATATCCTGCCGGGCACGGTGTCGTCGATCGTGGTGTATTTCTCGATGCGGATCGGCACCTCGATCATCACCGCCGCCAGCCTGTCGTTCCTGGGCCTGGGCGCGCAGCCGCCCACGCCGGAGTGGGGCGCGATGCTCAACGAGGCGCGCGCCGACATGGTCACCGCGCCGCACGTGGCGATCTTCCCCAGCCTGGCGATCTTCCTGACCGTGCTGGCCTTCAACCTGCTGGGCGACGGGCTGCGCGACGCGCTCGACCCCAAGATCGACCGCCGCTGA
- the gsiC gene encoding glutathione ABC transporter permease GsiC, producing the protein MLNYFLKRVLGVIPTLLIVAVLVFLFVHLLPGDPARLAAGPEADSATVELVRKDLGLDRPLHEQFVNFFSNALRGEFGNSLRTKRPVSEEIGDRFMPTLLLTVASMAWAVVFGMAIGIGSAVWRNRWPDRFGMTLAVSGISFPAFALGMLLMEVFSVQLGWLPSIGADSWQHYVLPSITLGAAVAAVMARFTRASFVEVLQEDFIRTARAKGVRETLVVAKHGLRNAMIPVVTMMGLQFGFLLGGSIVVEKVFNWPGLGRLLVDAVEMRDYPVIQAEVLLFSLEFILINLVVDMLYTVINPTIRYK; encoded by the coding sequence ATGCTGAATTACTTCCTCAAACGTGTGCTGGGCGTGATCCCCACGCTGCTGATCGTGGCAGTGCTGGTGTTCCTGTTCGTCCATCTGCTGCCGGGCGATCCGGCGCGCCTGGCGGCGGGTCCGGAGGCTGACTCGGCCACGGTCGAACTGGTGCGCAAGGACCTGGGCCTGGACCGGCCCCTGCACGAGCAGTTCGTCAACTTCTTCTCGAACGCGCTGCGCGGCGAGTTCGGCAATTCCCTGCGCACCAAGCGCCCGGTCAGCGAGGAAATCGGTGACCGCTTCATGCCGACGCTGCTGCTGACGGTGGCGTCGATGGCGTGGGCGGTGGTGTTCGGCATGGCCATCGGCATCGGCTCGGCGGTGTGGCGCAACCGCTGGCCCGACCGCTTCGGCATGACGCTGGCGGTTTCCGGGATTTCCTTCCCGGCCTTCGCGTTGGGCATGCTGCTGATGGAGGTGTTCTCGGTGCAGCTGGGCTGGCTGCCGTCGATCGGCGCCGACAGCTGGCAGCATTACGTGTTGCCCTCCATCACGCTGGGCGCCGCGGTGGCGGCGGTGATGGCGCGCTTTACCCGGGCCTCGTTCGTCGAAGTGCTGCAGGAAGACTTTATCCGCACCGCCCGCGCCAAGGGCGTGCGCGAGACCCTGGTGGTCGCCAAGCACGGCCTGCGCAACGCCATGATCCCGGTGGTGACCATGATGGGCCTGCAGTTCGGCTTCCTGCTGGGCGGCTCGATCGTGGTCGAGAAGGTGTTCAACTGGCCGGGCCTGGGGCGCCTGCTGGTCGATGCCGTCGAGATGCGCGACTATCCGGTGATCCAGGCCGAGGTGCTGCTGTTCTCGCTCGAATTCATCCTGATCAACCTGGTGGTGGACATGCTCTACACCGTGATCAATCCCACCATCCGCTACAAGTGA
- the gsiB gene encoding glutathione ABC transporter substrate-binding protein GsiB — MSARMVSPRWMAGAFAAGALGMLAAAPAFAAKDAVMAVYSTFTTLDPYDSNDTLSQAASKSFYQGLFGLDKDMKLVNVLADSYEASKDGLTYTIKLKKGIKFHDGTTFDAAAVKANLDRVTNPANKLKRYTLFNRVAKTDVVDANTVKVTLKEPFSPFINVLAHPSAVMISPAALQKYGKDIAFHPVGTGPFEFVEWKQPDHLKGKKFAGYWKTGYPKIDTITWKPVVDNNTRAAIMQTGEADFAFSIPFEQAAVLKNSAKVDLIAAPSIIQRYLTMNTMVKPFNDPKVRQAINYAINKEALAKVAFAGYAVPAEGVVPHGVDYAEKLGPWPYDPAKARALLKEAGYPNGFETTLWSAYNHTTAQKVIQFVQQQLQQVGIKAQVQALEAGQRVEKVESVPKPEDAGVRIYYVGWSSSTGESDWALRPLLASESMPPKLLNTAYYKNEQVDADIAGALRTTDRGEKARLYKDAQERIWKDAPWAFLVTEKVLFARSKRMSGAYVMPDGSFNFDEIDIKQ, encoded by the coding sequence ATGTCTGCTCGTATGGTTTCGCCCCGATGGATGGCCGGCGCCTTTGCCGCCGGCGCCCTCGGCATGCTCGCCGCCGCACCGGCCTTCGCGGCCAAGGACGCCGTGATGGCGGTGTATTCGACCTTCACCACGCTCGACCCGTACGACTCGAACGACACGCTGTCGCAAGCCGCGAGCAAGTCGTTCTACCAGGGCCTGTTCGGGCTGGACAAGGACATGAAGCTGGTCAACGTGCTGGCCGACAGCTACGAGGCCAGCAAGGACGGCCTGACCTACACCATCAAGCTGAAGAAGGGCATCAAGTTCCACGACGGCACCACCTTTGATGCCGCCGCCGTCAAGGCCAACCTGGACCGCGTCACCAACCCGGCCAACAAGCTCAAGCGCTACACGCTGTTCAATCGCGTGGCGAAGACCGACGTGGTTGACGCGAATACCGTCAAGGTCACGCTGAAGGAGCCGTTCTCGCCGTTCATCAACGTGCTCGCGCATCCTTCGGCGGTGATGATCTCGCCGGCCGCGCTGCAGAAGTACGGCAAGGACATCGCCTTCCATCCGGTGGGCACCGGTCCGTTCGAGTTCGTCGAGTGGAAGCAGCCCGATCATCTGAAGGGCAAGAAGTTTGCCGGCTACTGGAAGACCGGCTATCCGAAGATCGACACCATCACCTGGAAGCCGGTGGTCGACAACAACACGCGCGCCGCCATCATGCAGACCGGCGAGGCGGACTTCGCCTTCAGCATTCCGTTCGAGCAGGCCGCGGTGCTGAAGAACAGCGCCAAGGTGGACCTGATCGCCGCGCCGTCGATCATCCAGCGCTACCTGACCATGAATACCATGGTCAAGCCGTTCAACGACCCCAAGGTGCGGCAGGCCATCAACTACGCCATCAACAAGGAGGCGCTGGCCAAGGTGGCGTTTGCCGGCTACGCGGTGCCGGCCGAGGGCGTGGTGCCGCACGGCGTGGACTATGCCGAGAAGCTGGGCCCGTGGCCGTATGACCCGGCCAAGGCACGCGCGCTGCTGAAGGAAGCCGGCTACCCGAACGGCTTCGAGACCACGCTGTGGTCGGCCTATAACCACACCACTGCGCAGAAGGTGATCCAGTTCGTGCAGCAGCAGCTGCAGCAGGTCGGCATCAAGGCACAGGTGCAGGCGCTGGAAGCCGGCCAGCGCGTGGAGAAGGTCGAGAGCGTGCCGAAGCCGGAAGACGCCGGCGTGCGCATCTACTACGTGGGCTGGTCGTCGTCGACCGGTGAATCCGACTGGGCGCTGCGTCCGCTGCTGGCTTCGGAATCGATGCCGCCCAAGCTGCTGAACACCGCCTACTACAAGAACGAGCAGGTCGACGCCGATATCGCCGGCGCACTGCGCACCACCGATCGCGGCGAGAAGGCACGGCTGTACAAGGACGCGCAGGAACGCATCTGGAAGGATGCGCCGTGGGCCTTCCTGGTGACGGAGAAGGTGCTGTTCGCGCGCAGCAAGCGCATGAGCGGCGCGTATGTGATGCCGGACGGGTCGTTCAATTTCGACGAGATCGATATCAAGCAGTGA